DNA sequence from the Brevinematales bacterium genome:
CGACGGGGTGGTGAAATTCAACCTGATCGCGGGTCTGCGCGAGGAAGTGTACGATTACTTCCGGGAAGGCCTGAAAGAAATCGGGCTTTCCGAGGAGATTGTGCCTATCCTTTACTCGTCGATACCGTTCGAGTACTTCAAGGGATTCAACGAACTGATCCGTCATACGGACGTCTTATGGACGAAGCCCAGCGAGCTGAGTTTCTACGCCGGATTGGGCATCCCGATTGTGATGACCCAGCCGATCGGTTCGCAGGAAGATTTTAATAGAAAGTGGCTGGTGGAAATACAGGCGGGTATCGATATGGAAGACCCGCGTTATACCGACCAGTGGTTATTCGATTTATTGGAGCACGGTCGTCTCGCGGAAAGCGGGTGGGATGGATTCCTGAAAGGCAGAAAGTACGGGACATACAAGATCGAGGAAGTGCTCCGTACCGGAACAATGGTGCGAGAAAAATCCCCGTTACGGCGATAAAAATCTAACCGTTTGAAAGGAAATGTGTCAGATAATGTAGCGACCGGAATGTGGAAGAAGGGATCCTGCGGTGAATGAGATTGATAAAGCGGTTGAGCGGATTAAAAACGGCAATACGGAAGCGTTCGGCGTCATTTATGACGAGTTCAATCGTATGGTCGCATCGGTAGTTAGGAAAGTAGGCCGTTGTTCACGCAGTGAAATTGATTTTCATGTGAACGAGGTCTTTTTCAGGGTATATAAGGGTATTTTCGGCTTCGAGGGAAAATCAAAATTATCCACCTATATCTACCGGATAGCCCTGAATTATTGCTTTCAGCTATCGAAAAATGTCAGGCGGGAACGGGAGCAATATACCGACCTGGAGGAACATGACGCGCCTGTTACATTCGAACCGAGAAGTGTGGAGAGTGTAGTGCTTGAAAAGGCGTTGGATAAAATTTCTCCTACGCTTCGTTCGGTTGTGGTGTTATATTATTATGAGAACCTCTCGGTAAAAGAGGTGGCTGAGATAGAGGGGATTTCCGAGAATGCGGTGAAGAACCGCTTGTTTCACGCGAGAGAGAAGCTGAAAAAACTCCTGGGGGAGGAACATAATGTCCACGACGACCTTCAATGAAGGTTCTTTTGACCAAGTACTGCGCGAAGGATTTAAAAAACTGCCTATAGACGAGGCTTCGCCCGGATTGAAAGCCAGCGTATTGAAACGGCTCCGGGAGAACGATCTGATGATCCGGCGCAGGAATTTCTTTATGAATATTGTTTACCGGGCGTCTCAGGCAGTATTCGCGGTAAGTTTGGTAGTAATGGCGGCATTTTTACCGACGTTTTTAGATTCCAGCGGGAATCAGGCCGTACAGGAGGCCGCGATGGTCAGGACTTCCGCGGATGACCGGATTGTTTCGAGCACTAATGTGTCCGAGAAGGTCTATTATTCCACTAAGCCCAATTATGCCTATGTTAACTATGTCAGTTATCCGTAAACCGGGGGTGACGGATGTTTAGACATTTATTTCCTATCCTGTCATTCCTATTGTTCTTCGGAAGGGTATTCGGGATACAATTCATCAAGCCGTATATTCAGGGCGATAAAGTCGTTTTTTCGTTCATCGGCGGCGGCAGTTTCAGCGAAGACTGTTTCCTCATCGGTACGTTTAACGGATGGGAGTCCGGGAAGCATCAATTTAAAAAGAAGGGCTCCAATCTCTTTATAGTCGCCGTAACTCTCGCCCCGGGCAAATATGAATACCAGTATTCCATCGAGGGACGATGGGTGCCCGACGAATCGAATCCCCTGACTGAAGGGGACGGGTTTGGCGGAGTCAATTCGGTTCTTTATGTGAAGGATGACGGTTCTATCGATTGGGCGCATGCCGACCGGTACGATCCCGATCAGGAATTTGAAAAAATGATGCATCAGACTATGCCGACCCTCTATTCCGTTCAATTAAAAGGTAATTATCATATTGACCTGATGACCCTGATTTTTACTAATCTGGAAATTGTTTTCTCCAACGGGATAGCCCGGATATTGGAGACAAAATCCGGCGTCACGGGATTGCATACTGGGGGAATACGACGGTTATATCGGTCGAGGACGACGAGGTACGCACCAATCATGGGAAGGGCGTATTCATGCGGTTCAACCGGAACTGTATGCGATGCTGAAGCACGATATGGAAGAGGTCTGTATCAATCCGAACTGTCCCGACGATCCGGCGTTCATCAACTGTAATAATATTTT
Encoded proteins:
- a CDS encoding RNA polymerase sigma factor, with the translated sequence MNEIDKAVERIKNGNTEAFGVIYDEFNRMVASVVRKVGRCSRSEIDFHVNEVFFRVYKGIFGFEGKSKLSTYIYRIALNYCFQLSKNVRREREQYTDLEEHDAPVTFEPRSVESVVLEKALDKISPTLRSVVVLYYYENLSVKEVAEIEGISENAVKNRLFHAREKLKKLLGEEHNVHDDLQ